One segment of Niabella beijingensis DNA contains the following:
- a CDS encoding MFS transporter, whose product MKQASEAGVLRKVIGASSLGTMIEWYDFYIFGMLAKTISTEFFPEGNSTAALLSTLAIFAAGFIVRPFGALFFGRLGDLLGRKSTFLLTLVLMGGSTFLIGLVPGYHSIGIAAPLIVLLLRLLQGLALGGEYGGAATYVAEHAPPGKRGFYTSWIQTTATLGLFLALGVIMLVKMNLSDERFNAEWGGWRYPFWFSIVLVVVSVYIRLKMEESPLFARLKTEGKVAKNPLKESFRNKANFKMVLLALFGAAMGQGVIWYTGQFYAQSFLETKVALNFEQSRSILLWAILLATPFFIVFGWLSDKVGRKWIMLAGMLLGVLTYRPIFNCLLEDARMEKWQVENTIPDASKRQSTLLKNGSDSLIQTTEHITFSNGAACIKEQTDTLQVASGTLVKGKTVIKDKLLPRPVYWKFVGLVFLLIFYVTMVYGPIAAFLVELFPVHIRYTSMSLPYHIGNGVFGGLVPFIGVLLQTTFTEDPLVGLWYPIGIAALSLIIGTVYLSNKIDKDVTD is encoded by the coding sequence ATGAAACAAGCAAGTGAAGCAGGTGTGCTTCGTAAAGTCATTGGAGCCTCTTCGTTGGGGACCATGATTGAATGGTATGATTTTTACATTTTCGGAATGCTGGCTAAAACCATTTCCACCGAATTCTTTCCGGAGGGGAACAGCACTGCCGCATTGCTGAGCACCCTGGCTATATTTGCTGCCGGTTTTATTGTACGTCCCTTTGGTGCCCTGTTCTTCGGACGCCTGGGTGATCTGCTGGGAAGAAAATCCACCTTTTTGCTGACACTTGTGCTGATGGGGGGCTCCACGTTTCTGATCGGACTGGTACCCGGTTATCACAGCATTGGTATTGCGGCTCCGCTGATTGTATTACTGCTGCGCCTCTTGCAAGGGCTTGCCCTGGGTGGTGAATATGGCGGCGCCGCCACCTATGTGGCAGAACATGCACCTCCGGGTAAAAGAGGATTTTATACCAGCTGGATCCAGACCACAGCTACTTTGGGTTTGTTCCTTGCACTGGGTGTGATCATGCTTGTAAAAATGAATCTCAGTGACGAACGTTTTAATGCGGAATGGGGCGGATGGCGGTATCCTTTCTGGTTCTCGATCGTTCTGGTTGTGGTATCCGTTTATATCCGGTTGAAAATGGAAGAATCTCCTTTGTTTGCGCGGTTAAAAACCGAAGGTAAAGTAGCTAAAAACCCGTTGAAGGAAAGTTTCCGGAACAAGGCCAACTTTAAGATGGTGCTGCTGGCCCTGTTTGGTGCCGCTATGGGACAGGGAGTGATCTGGTATACAGGACAATTTTATGCACAGAGTTTTTTAGAAACAAAAGTGGCCCTCAACTTTGAACAAAGCCGCTCCATCCTGCTCTGGGCCATATTACTGGCAACACCTTTCTTCATCGTTTTCGGCTGGCTGAGCGATAAGGTCGGACGCAAATGGATCATGCTGGCTGGCATGCTGTTGGGCGTACTTACTTACCGCCCGATCTTTAACTGCCTGCTGGAAGATGCCCGGATGGAAAAATGGCAGGTGGAAAATACCATACCGGACGCCTCCAAAAGACAATCAACACTCTTAAAGAACGGCAGCGACTCACTGATACAAACAACCGAACACATTACTTTTTCCAATGGCGCAGCCTGCATAAAAGAACAAACAGATACACTTCAGGTTGCTTCCGGAACACTTGTCAAAGGCAAAACGGTTATTAAGGACAAACTGTTGCCCCGCCCGGTATACTGGAAATTTGTCGGGCTCGTTTTCCTGCTGATCTTCTATGTTACGATGGTATATGGTCCTATTGCCGCGTTTCTTGTGGAGCTCTTCCCGGTACACATCCGGTATACGTCCATGTCATTACCTTATCATATCGGTAACGGTGTATTCGGAGGACTCGTTCCTTTTATCGGGGTATTGTTACAAACGACATTTACCGAAGATCCGCTGGTGGGACTGTGGTACCCGATCGGTATTGCCGCGCTAAGCCTGATCATCGGAACTGTTTATCTCTCCAACAAGATCGACAAAGATGTAACCGATTAA
- a CDS encoding DUF6814 family protein: MNTIRKILGIVWLLLGPAVVCFLFAGAAHNIDPEGKKDINNPVIWIIIITIFLPIAVGLMIFGWYALKGEYTRKS; encoded by the coding sequence ATGAACACAATAAGAAAAATACTCGGTATCGTATGGCTGCTGCTGGGGCCTGCGGTTGTTTGCTTTTTATTTGCCGGAGCGGCGCACAACATTGATCCGGAAGGAAAAAAAGACATCAATAACCCGGTGATATGGATCATCATCATTACCATTTTTTTACCCATAGCTGTAGGCCTGATGATTTTTGGCTGGTATGCGCTGAAAGGCGAGTATACCCGTAAATCCTGA
- a CDS encoding SulP family inorganic anion transporter: MNTNSKSKNIFSNLASDIPSSIVVFLVALPLCLGVALASNAPLFSGIIAGVCGGIIVGIISGSQLSVSGPAAGLTAIVASAIITLQSFEAFLVVVVLAGVLQVILGFVKAGIIGDYIPNSVIKGMLAAIGLILIINQVPQLLGDKSALPANDEESIAATGNIFVNFFKAFGHITPAALLIGGICLAFHFIWEKLVAGKKGFLKLIPAPLLIVFIGVGLNALFASTGLMPGLADSYLVNIPRANSAEEFVTFFTTPDWSTIWNSQIWILAVTVALVASLESLLSLEAIDDMDPYQRASPTNRELKAQGIGNIVSGLIGGIPVTSVIVRSSANVNSGAKTKMSTILHGLLLLSCVAFIPFLLNMIPKTALAAILIFTGYKLAKPSLFKLYYKKGWDQFLPFVITIAAILATDLLKGVIVGIGVGLFFAFRSNFRKAVFVVKDDTKYLFRLRKDVSFLNKAIIKQNLEKVPEGAQVIIDAMRADYIDKDIVEVIEDFIIHAPLKNIDVQLETSGFIDHGFSYKILANDNSDGHLRRTYTKVITSTKQKTTPEAKEELANLATPQ; the protein is encoded by the coding sequence ATGAATACGAATTCTAAATCGAAAAATATATTTTCAAATCTGGCGTCCGATATCCCGTCGTCGATCGTGGTATTCCTGGTGGCATTGCCCTTGTGTCTTGGAGTGGCCCTGGCATCCAACGCGCCCTTATTCAGTGGTATTATTGCCGGTGTCTGCGGTGGTATTATCGTGGGTATTATCAGTGGCTCCCAGCTCAGCGTGAGCGGGCCAGCTGCAGGTCTTACTGCCATTGTTGCGTCTGCGATCATCACGCTTCAGTCCTTCGAAGCCTTCCTGGTTGTAGTGGTACTGGCGGGGGTATTACAGGTGATTCTGGGATTTGTAAAAGCCGGGATCATTGGTGACTATATTCCCAACAGCGTTATTAAGGGAATGCTTGCTGCGATCGGTCTGATCCTCATCATCAACCAGGTACCGCAGCTGCTGGGCGACAAATCTGCGCTGCCGGCCAACGACGAAGAGTCGATCGCTGCTACCGGGAATATTTTTGTAAACTTCTTCAAAGCATTTGGTCATATCACCCCTGCGGCACTGCTGATCGGCGGGATCTGCCTGGCCTTCCATTTCATATGGGAAAAGCTGGTGGCTGGTAAAAAAGGGTTTCTCAAACTCATCCCCGCTCCGTTGCTGATCGTGTTTATCGGGGTCGGACTGAACGCCCTGTTCGCAAGCACCGGATTAATGCCGGGTCTTGCAGATAGTTACCTTGTAAATATTCCAAGGGCGAATTCGGCAGAAGAATTTGTTACCTTTTTTACAACTCCCGACTGGAGCACCATCTGGAACTCACAGATATGGATACTGGCTGTAACCGTTGCGCTGGTAGCCAGCCTGGAAAGCCTGCTGAGCCTGGAAGCGATCGATGATATGGATCCTTATCAGCGTGCCAGTCCTACCAACCGTGAATTAAAAGCGCAGGGGATCGGCAACATCGTTTCCGGACTTATTGGTGGTATTCCGGTTACCAGCGTGATCGTACGTTCTTCGGCAAATGTGAATTCCGGTGCCAAAACCAAAATGTCCACCATCCTGCACGGGCTGTTGCTGCTGAGCTGTGTGGCTTTTATTCCTTTTTTATTAAACATGATCCCCAAGACGGCACTGGCTGCCATCCTGATATTCACCGGGTACAAGCTGGCAAAACCGTCCCTTTTTAAACTGTATTATAAAAAAGGCTGGGACCAGTTCTTACCATTTGTGATCACTATTGCGGCCATTCTTGCAACCGACCTTTTAAAGGGGGTTATCGTAGGGATCGGTGTAGGATTATTTTTTGCCTTCCGTTCCAATTTCCGCAAGGCCGTATTTGTGGTAAAGGACGATACAAAATATCTGTTCCGCTTAAGAAAGGATGTATCGTTCCTCAATAAAGCCATCATCAAGCAAAACCTTGAAAAAGTGCCGGAAGGCGCCCAGGTCATCATCGATGCCATGCGCGCGGATTATATTGATAAGGACATCGTGGAGGTTATTGAAGACTTCATCATCCATGCGCCGTTAAAAAACATCGATGTACAACTGGAGACCAGCGGGTTTATTGATCACGGATTTTCTTATAAAATATTGGCGAACGACAACAGCGATGGGCATTTAAGACGTACCTACACAAAGGTGATCACCAGTACAAAACAAAAAACAACTCCGGAAGCTAAAGAGGAATTGGCTAACTTAGCAACGCCTCAATAG
- a CDS encoding carbonic anhydrase: MQSYEKLLKNNKEWAAKKLSFDPHFFDNLAETQKPEFLWIGCSDSRVPANEVTGTTSGEIFVHRNIANLVVHTDINLISVLEYAVAHLKVKHVIVCGHYGCGGVKAAMSNGDFHQVLNMWLRVIKDVYYKHKEELNGISDETARANRLVELNVKEQVEKLAKTSIIQKAWQERQAPMLHGWVYGLDDGQLHALHTITPDNNPVDPIYMYENLQ; encoded by the coding sequence ATGCAATCATACGAGAAATTATTAAAGAACAATAAAGAATGGGCAGCAAAGAAACTGAGCTTCGATCCTCATTTTTTTGACAATCTGGCGGAAACACAAAAGCCTGAATTCCTGTGGATCGGTTGCAGCGACAGCCGTGTACCGGCCAACGAGGTAACCGGAACCACTTCCGGTGAGATATTTGTGCACCGTAACATTGCCAACCTGGTGGTGCATACTGATATAAACCTGATCAGTGTTTTAGAGTATGCGGTGGCACATCTGAAAGTAAAACATGTAATTGTTTGCGGGCACTACGGATGCGGCGGTGTTAAAGCGGCTATGAGCAATGGTGATTTTCACCAGGTACTTAATATGTGGCTCCGGGTGATCAAAGATGTTTATTATAAACATAAGGAGGAGTTAAACGGTATCAGTGACGAAACGGCAAGAGCGAACCGCCTGGTAGAACTGAATGTAAAAGAACAGGTAGAAAAGCTGGCAAAGACCTCCATTATTCAAAAAGCCTGGCAGGAGCGGCAGGCACCGATGCTGCATGGCTGGGTGTATGGCCTGGATGACGGGCAGCTGCACGCCCTGCATACGATCACACCGGACAACAACCCGGTTGATCCCATTTATATGTACGAAAATCTTCAGTAA
- a CDS encoding aconitate hydratase gives MAFDIDLIKKVYAEFEGKVNEARKLVNKPLTFTEKVLYAHLTSPAQRAYQRGIDYVDFAPDRVAMQDATAQMALLQFMQAGRDKAAVPSTVHCDHLIMAQTGAAQDLAVAKKDSSEVFDFLASVSNKYGIGFWKPGAGIIHQVVLENYAFPGGMMIGTDSHTVNAGGLGMIAIGVGGADACDVMSGLPWELKMPKLIGVKLTGKLNGWAAPKDVILKVAGILTVKGGTGCIVEYFGEGAQSLSCTGKGTICNMGAEIGATTSTFAYDDSMSRYLKATGREDVAAAADAIKDQLTADPEVYANPEQYFDQLIEIDLNELEPHLNGPFTPDLATPISKMKEAAAANEWPTKVEVGLIGSCTNSSYEDISRAVSLAKQVNEKGLKTKAEFTITPGSEQVRYTIERDGFLDTFASIGATVFANACGPCIGMWNRLGADKQEKNTIVHSFNRNFAKRADGNPNTYAFVASPELVTALAIAGDLTFNPLTDTLVNEKGETVKLDPPTGEELPVKGFSVDDPGYQAPAADGSGVQVIVAPDSKRLQLLEPFPEWEGTDLKGLKLLIKAKGKCTTDHISMAGPWLKFRGHLDNISNNLLIGAVNYFNDKTDNVKNQLTGEYGPVPATQRAYKAAGIGTLIVGDENYGEGSSREHAAMEPRHLGARAVLVKSFARIHETNLKKQGMLALTFADKDDYEKIQEDDIIDILGLTTFAPDKQLTLVLHHKDGTTDSILVNHSYNTQQIEWFKAGAALNIIRREFAEKQKA, from the coding sequence ATGGCATTTGATATTGACCTGATAAAGAAGGTTTACGCCGAATTTGAAGGGAAGGTAAACGAGGCGCGTAAGCTGGTGAACAAGCCTTTAACCTTTACCGAAAAAGTACTGTATGCACACCTGACCTCACCTGCGCAGCGAGCCTACCAGAGGGGTATTGATTATGTAGATTTTGCTCCGGACCGTGTGGCGATGCAGGACGCAACCGCCCAAATGGCGTTGTTGCAGTTTATGCAGGCAGGGCGCGATAAGGCCGCTGTTCCGTCCACCGTGCATTGTGATCACCTGATTATGGCACAGACCGGCGCAGCGCAGGATCTGGCAGTTGCAAAAAAAGACAGCAGTGAAGTATTTGATTTTCTCGCTTCTGTTTCCAATAAATATGGTATTGGTTTCTGGAAACCCGGAGCCGGTATCATTCACCAGGTAGTACTGGAGAATTATGCCTTCCCCGGCGGAATGATGATAGGAACCGACAGCCATACAGTAAATGCAGGCGGTCTGGGAATGATCGCTATCGGTGTGGGAGGGGCGGATGCCTGCGATGTAATGTCCGGGCTGCCCTGGGAACTGAAGATGCCCAAATTAATTGGTGTGAAACTTACCGGGAAGCTGAACGGATGGGCAGCCCCCAAGGATGTGATCCTGAAAGTGGCAGGTATTCTCACTGTAAAAGGAGGAACCGGCTGCATTGTTGAATATTTTGGCGAAGGCGCGCAATCATTGAGCTGTACCGGTAAAGGAACGATATGTAATATGGGTGCGGAGATCGGCGCTACCACGTCTACGTTTGCTTACGACGACAGTATGAGCCGTTATCTGAAAGCAACCGGTCGTGAGGATGTGGCTGCTGCTGCGGATGCTATCAAAGACCAGCTGACAGCAGACCCTGAGGTATACGCCAATCCTGAGCAGTATTTCGATCAGTTGATCGAAATCGATCTGAATGAGCTGGAACCCCATCTGAACGGCCCCTTCACCCCGGATCTGGCAACGCCGATTTCAAAAATGAAGGAAGCCGCCGCAGCAAACGAATGGCCAACAAAAGTAGAAGTAGGTCTGATCGGCAGCTGTACCAATTCTTCTTATGAAGATATCAGCAGGGCGGTATCGCTGGCAAAACAGGTAAATGAAAAAGGCTTAAAAACAAAAGCGGAATTCACCATTACCCCGGGCTCCGAGCAGGTGCGCTATACCATCGAAAGAGACGGATTCCTGGATACTTTTGCAAGTATTGGTGCTACTGTATTTGCCAATGCCTGCGGACCCTGTATCGGTATGTGGAACCGCCTGGGTGCCGATAAGCAGGAAAAAAATACGATCGTTCACTCCTTCAACCGGAACTTTGCAAAGCGGGCGGATGGTAACCCCAATACCTATGCATTTGTGGCTTCACCGGAACTGGTGACCGCACTGGCAATAGCAGGAGACCTGACCTTCAACCCGCTCACCGATACCCTGGTGAATGAAAAAGGAGAAACCGTGAAGCTGGACCCGCCAACCGGTGAAGAGCTTCCCGTAAAAGGATTTTCCGTGGATGATCCCGGTTATCAGGCACCTGCCGCTGATGGCTCCGGTGTACAGGTGATCGTGGCTCCGGACAGCAAACGCCTTCAGTTACTGGAACCATTCCCCGAATGGGAAGGTACCGATCTGAAAGGACTGAAACTGCTGATCAAGGCTAAAGGTAAATGCACAACAGATCATATCTCCATGGCAGGTCCCTGGCTGAAGTTCCGCGGCCACCTGGATAATATCTCCAATAACCTGCTGATCGGTGCGGTAAACTATTTCAACGATAAAACAGATAATGTAAAGAACCAGCTGACCGGGGAATACGGTCCGGTACCTGCTACCCAGCGGGCTTACAAAGCCGCCGGCATCGGCACGCTGATCGTAGGCGACGAGAACTATGGGGAAGGAAGCAGCCGGGAACATGCGGCTATGGAACCCCGCCACCTGGGAGCCCGCGCCGTACTGGTTAAATCCTTTGCGCGTATCCACGAAACCAACCTGAAGAAACAGGGAATGCTGGCACTGACCTTTGCTGATAAAGATGATTATGAAAAGATCCAGGAAGATGATATTATTGACATCCTCGGTCTTACAACATTTGCTCCTGATAAACAGCTGACACTGGTATTGCATCATAAGGATGGTACTACGGACTCCATCCTTGTAAATCATTCCTATAATACACAGCAGATCGAATGGTTTAAAGCCGGCGCAGCCCTGAATATCATCCGGAGGGAATTTGCCGAAAAGCAGAAAGCGTAA
- a CDS encoding PspC domain-containing protein, translating to MNRLKSFVEWNAFGVCSSIGNRLNISPSRIRQYFIYTSVLTMGSPILIYMILAFFKNVKNYIHSSKRNPWYYL from the coding sequence ATGAACCGTCTGAAAAGTTTTGTAGAATGGAATGCGTTCGGTGTTTGTTCTTCCATTGGCAACCGGTTGAACATCTCACCCAGTCGCATACGGCAATATTTTATTTACACCTCCGTTCTCACCATGGGCTCTCCTATCCTGATCTATATGATACTGGCGTTCTTTAAAAATGTGAAAAATTATATTCACTCTTCAAAAAGAAATCCCTGGTATTATCTGTAA
- a CDS encoding sensor histidine kinase: MAIRAKQLLLRNIKRVWDNIVNVGIQPAMPYIESRRTKLLNLLALPCIPFMLFYAGVNLLQERYVLAGLNLMSTVSSLMVLIMHRYRLYLGARLVLIGVNLLIYTFTGLYFHNGAQYFLLNILIIAILVYDDRRVVTGLSLLIIAAHLFIIFYPQPPLFGPPVPEKRMWANITTALLFVILALLFFKHIQSDYERKIEGQRQVLAMMNQDKEKLFSIIAHDIRSPVVTLDALLGQFRSGLMDREEMQEATALLQDRVSQLDSTLDNLLRWSARGMQGIQLDPQHFLVLPLIEEIGRFFEPVVQQKKIGMDIRILPGTTVYADRDQVSVVLRNLISNALKFSFINGLIEIIAGEQAGGMSVIVADHGIGIETERLQKMFSDPLDPAYGTAGERGTGVGLLLCSEFVRQNRGTIDVQSTPGTGTRFTIWLPQGPPSED, translated from the coding sequence ATGGCCATAAGAGCAAAACAATTGTTGCTGAGGAATATAAAACGGGTTTGGGACAATATTGTGAATGTAGGGATTCAGCCAGCCATGCCCTATATCGAATCCCGGCGTACCAAATTGTTGAATTTACTGGCGCTGCCCTGCATCCCGTTTATGCTTTTTTATGCGGGGGTTAACCTGCTTCAGGAGCGGTACGTGCTGGCGGGCCTGAACCTGATGAGCACTGTCTCTTCGCTGATGGTGCTGATTATGCACCGGTACCGGTTGTATCTGGGCGCGCGGCTGGTGTTGATCGGCGTCAATTTACTCATTTATACTTTTACCGGTCTGTATTTTCATAACGGGGCACAATACTTTTTACTCAATATTCTTATTATCGCCATCCTGGTTTATGACGACCGGAGGGTGGTAACAGGACTAAGCCTGCTGATCATTGCAGCGCATCTCTTCATCATTTTTTACCCACAGCCGCCGCTGTTCGGCCCGCCGGTACCGGAAAAGCGGATGTGGGCCAATATCACCACGGCCCTGCTGTTTGTGATCCTGGCCCTGCTTTTCTTTAAACACATCCAGTCCGACTATGAACGGAAAATTGAAGGGCAACGCCAGGTACTGGCAATGATGAACCAGGATAAGGAGAAGCTGTTCTCCATTATTGCCCACGATATCCGCAGTCCGGTAGTGACACTGGATGCATTGCTCGGACAATTCCGGAGCGGGCTGATGGACCGTGAGGAAATGCAGGAAGCTACCGCATTACTGCAGGACCGCGTTTCGCAGCTGGACAGCACACTTGATAACCTGTTGCGCTGGAGTGCGCGCGGTATGCAGGGGATACAACTGGACCCGCAACATTTTCTGGTTTTGCCATTGATAGAAGAGATCGGCCGCTTTTTTGAACCGGTAGTACAGCAAAAGAAAATCGGGATGGACATCCGTATTCTTCCCGGAACAACCGTATATGCAGACAGGGATCAGGTTTCCGTAGTGCTACGGAATCTTATAAGTAATGCACTGAAGTTTAGTTTTATCAACGGACTGATAGAAATTATTGCCGGTGAGCAGGCCGGCGGGATGTCCGTAATTGTAGCCGATCACGGTATAGGAATTGAAACGGAACGGCTACAAAAAATGTTTTCCGATCCGCTGGATCCGGCTTATGGTACTGCAGGAGAAAGGGGAACGGGTGTAGGCTTACTGCTTTGCAGCGAATTTGTACGGCAGAATAGGGGGACCATCGATGTTCAAAGTACTCCGGGTACAGGGACCCGGTTTACGATCTGGTTGCCTCAAGGTCCGCCATCTGAGGATTAA
- a CDS encoding RNA polymerase sigma factor codes for MDHTIEIARDEQVELCRKGDTSAYFAIYERYAKPMLNSSMRIVNNIADAEDMVQEAFIDAFNNLESFTYKSSFEAWLRRIVINKSISLLRKRKITWAVVDLSGTAAEESGETNEEQFEFDVQRIRTAIRTLPENYRIIFNLFVIDELKQDEIAALLNISHNNVRTIYHRAKKKVLDILKSDDNEQ; via the coding sequence TTGGACCACACCATAGAAATAGCAAGAGATGAGCAGGTTGAACTTTGCAGAAAGGGTGACACCAGCGCCTATTTTGCCATCTATGAGCGATATGCCAAACCCATGCTGAACAGCAGTATGCGGATCGTAAACAATATCGCAGACGCGGAGGACATGGTACAGGAGGCATTTATTGACGCATTCAACAACCTGGAGTCCTTTACCTATAAAAGCTCATTTGAAGCATGGCTGCGAAGGATTGTTATCAACAAGTCCATCAGCCTGCTCAGAAAGCGCAAAATCACCTGGGCCGTTGTTGATCTTTCCGGTACTGCGGCTGAGGAATCCGGCGAAACAAATGAGGAGCAGTTTGAATTTGATGTACAACGAATAAGAACAGCAATCCGTACGCTCCCCGAAAATTACCGGATCATTTTTAATTTGTTTGTTATAGATGAGTTGAAGCAGGATGAAATTGCTGCGCTCCTCAATATTTCTCATAATAATGTCAGAACTATTTATCACCGCGCAAAGAAAAAAGTGCTGGACATTTTAAAATCGGATGATAATGAACAGTAA
- a CDS encoding anti-sigma factor yields MNSKLEDFIHKNKAAFDDQEPSAALWKRLEKKMQESAPQPVRDQKPPASKVVKINWWKWAAAAMILITAGVLSRPYWRTSTSTAPPYYAHSGDSGQLQGERRDSNENATAGTEPGDEEEARRRNGSERNLQRNQTGTEPQPAANEVKEELFHYARLIEIKQKEIATLKNNYPELFEQFSEDLTTLNTSYTTLKHKYDEGLNSEQLLSAMIENLKLQTELLNRQLEITKKLKQQKNEATYKNI; encoded by the coding sequence ATGAACAGTAAATTAGAAGATTTTATCCATAAGAACAAGGCCGCATTTGACGACCAGGAGCCCTCTGCGGCTCTCTGGAAGCGTCTGGAAAAAAAAATGCAGGAATCTGCTCCGCAGCCTGTCCGCGACCAGAAGCCTCCAGCTTCAAAAGTGGTTAAAATCAATTGGTGGAAATGGGCAGCTGCCGCCATGATCCTTATCACTGCGGGTGTGCTGAGCCGGCCTTACTGGAGGACCTCTACCTCTACTGCACCTCCTTATTACGCCCATTCCGGCGACTCCGGACAATTGCAGGGCGAACGCCGGGACAGCAATGAAAATGCTACAGCCGGAACGGAACCCGGTGATGAAGAAGAGGCCCGCCGGCGTAACGGCAGTGAAAGAAATTTGCAGCGGAACCAGACGGGTACTGAGCCACAGCCAGCGGCCAATGAAGTAAAAGAAGAGCTCTTCCACTATGCCCGCCTGATAGAGATCAAACAAAAAGAAATAGCTACTTTAAAGAATAACTATCCGGAACTATTTGAACAGTTTTCAGAAGACCTTACAACGCTGAATACTTCCTACACTACATTAAAACACAAGTATGATGAAGGACTGAACAGTGAACAGCTCCTGAGTGCGATGATCGAAAATCTTAAATTGCAAACAGAACTTTTAAACCGGCAGCTGGAGATCACAAAAAAACTCAAACAACAGAAAAATGAAGCGACATATAAAAATATTTAG
- a CDS encoding response regulator, protein MPIRVFIYDDNMARRDSLKTLIQLTDDLEYVGAAENCKNAVADMENTLPDVVLMDINMPEVNGLEGLKTIKTRRPEIKVLMQTVFDDNEKIFTSIRNGASGYVLKTDSSQKLLQAIHDVHEGGAVMNPGIALKVLEYFKPATVTTTLSEREMEVLKLLADGLSYKMIADKLKITFNTVGTYTRRIYEKLHVASLGEAISYYYKHLK, encoded by the coding sequence ATGCCGATCAGAGTTTTTATATACGATGATAATATGGCCCGGAGGGATAGCCTTAAAACCCTGATTCAATTGACAGATGACCTCGAATATGTGGGCGCTGCAGAAAATTGTAAGAATGCCGTTGCGGATATGGAAAACACACTGCCCGATGTGGTACTGATGGATATCAATATGCCGGAAGTAAATGGATTGGAAGGACTGAAGACGATCAAGACCAGACGCCCGGAGATCAAAGTGCTTATGCAGACTGTGTTTGATGACAACGAAAAAATCTTTACCAGTATCCGGAATGGAGCCAGCGGTTATGTTTTAAAAACAGATTCCTCCCAAAAGCTGTTGCAGGCGATCCATGATGTACATGAGGGAGGTGCCGTTATGAACCCCGGTATTGCCCTGAAAGTGCTGGAGTACTTTAAACCCGCCACCGTTACCACTACATTGAGTGAGAGGGAGATGGAGGTTTTAAAATTGCTGGCGGACGGGTTGAGTTATAAGATGATCGCTGATAAGCTCAAGATCACGTTTAACACAGTGGGCACTTACACCCGGAGGATTTATGAAAAGCTGCATGTAGCTTCTCTCGGAGAAGCCATATCATATTATTATAAACATCTTAAATGA